One window of the Alphaproteobacteria bacterium genome contains the following:
- a CDS encoding methyltransferase domain-containing protein yields MDAGCGELTNTALLFSKLEAVPGLFGFDLSWSRVHLGLGHFRATVNADCARRMRVFVGEMSGIPLPDDSIDVVMTSHALEPNHGREAVLLAELLRVSRRGLLLFEPSWELGDAAQRANMARHGYVRGLNDHCAALGADVAAYHFTQVNYNPLNRTAVTVVRKTKPASRNAPAFVDPLSHTALQFDAADRVYHSPLRGVVYPTLRGIPILRDRAAVLATGFGVPA; encoded by the coding sequence ATGGATGCGGGCTGTGGCGAACTGACCAACACCGCGCTCCTGTTCTCGAAGCTGGAGGCCGTGCCGGGCTTGTTCGGGTTCGATCTGTCCTGGAGCAGGGTCCATCTGGGCCTCGGCCATTTCCGCGCCACGGTCAATGCCGATTGCGCACGGCGCATGCGGGTCTTTGTCGGTGAGATGTCCGGCATTCCACTGCCCGACGACAGCATCGACGTGGTGATGACGTCCCATGCGCTGGAGCCCAATCATGGCCGCGAGGCCGTGCTCCTCGCCGAACTGCTGCGGGTGTCGCGCCGCGGCCTGCTGCTGTTCGAACCGTCCTGGGAGTTGGGGGATGCCGCCCAGCGGGCGAACATGGCGCGGCACGGCTATGTGCGCGGGCTCAATGACCATTGTGCTGCGCTGGGCGCGGATGTCGCGGCGTATCACTTCACGCAAGTGAACTACAACCCGCTGAACCGGACTGCCGTGACAGTCGTCCGGAAGACGAAACCCGCCTCGCGGAATGCGCCGGCGTTCGTCGACCCGTTGTCCCACACGGCGCTGCAATTCGACGCGGCGGACCGGGTCTATCATTCGCCCTTGCGTGGCGTCGTCTATCCGACCTTGCGGGGCATCCCGATCCTGCGCGATCGCGCCGCTGTCCTGGCGACGGGATTCGGCGTTCCGGCCTAG
- a CDS encoding SEL1-like repeat protein, which produces MRYFTAIVSLTAALLLASAGANADIQKAEAAMKRGDHAAALLEWTPLALQGNATAQYNLGLMSENGQGVPKDDKAAVKWYTLAAKQGFAAAQHRLGQRIARNRAVPEDQEAAVKWYRLAADQGFAPAQVDLGLMYANGRGAPKDDRAAVKWYRLAADQKNARAQYNLGWMYANERGVPRNAATAVQLYTLAADQGLPVAQNSLALMYEKGTGVPQDFKAAVKWYRAAAKKGFAKAQFNLGVMHDQGKGVPQNNVYAHVWYNIVASSGDKDAIAKRDAVAKRMTRTDIAKAQFLARECVDKKFNGCPAKISIPKF; this is translated from the coding sequence ATGCGATACTTTACCGCCATTGTCAGCCTGACGGCTGCGTTGCTTCTTGCGAGTGCGGGCGCCAATGCAGATATCCAGAAGGCAGAGGCCGCGATGAAGCGGGGCGACCATGCCGCCGCGCTTCTGGAGTGGACCCCTCTGGCGCTCCAGGGAAACGCCACCGCCCAGTACAATCTCGGTTTGATGTCCGAGAACGGACAGGGCGTTCCAAAGGACGATAAGGCGGCGGTGAAGTGGTACACGCTTGCCGCCAAACAGGGTTTTGCCGCTGCGCAGCACAGGCTTGGACAGAGAATCGCCAGAAATCGCGCTGTCCCGGAAGACCAGGAGGCGGCGGTGAAATGGTACAGACTTGCCGCCGATCAGGGATTTGCGCCGGCCCAGGTTGACCTGGGGTTGATGTACGCCAACGGACGCGGCGCGCCGAAGGACGATCGGGCGGCGGTGAAGTGGTACAGGCTTGCCGCGGATCAGAAGAATGCCCGGGCGCAGTATAATCTGGGCTGGATGTATGCAAACGAACGCGGCGTACCCCGCAATGCCGCTACCGCGGTACAGCTCTATACCCTTGCTGCCGACCAGGGATTGCCCGTCGCCCAGAATTCACTGGCCTTGATGTACGAAAAGGGAACGGGTGTTCCGCAGGACTTCAAGGCTGCGGTGAAGTGGTACCGGGCCGCGGCAAAAAAGGGTTTTGCCAAGGCGCAGTTCAACCTGGGCGTGATGCACGACCAAGGGAAGGGCGTTCCCCAGAACAATGTTTACGCCCATGTCTGGTACAACATCGTCGCGTCATCCGGTGACAAGGATGCCATCGCAAAACGGGATGCCGTGGCAAAACGAATGACCCGCACCGATATCGCGAAAGCACAGTTTCTGGCGCGCGAATGTGTCGACAAGAAATTCAACGGCTGTCCGGCGAAGATTTCGATCCCGAAATTCTGA
- a CDS encoding NYN domain-containing protein, which translates to MTSNNTDGDANLALFCDFENVALGVRDAKFPKFEIALVLERLLVKGSIVAKKAYCDWDRYKDFKATMHDAAFEMIEIPHTRQSGKNSADIHMVVDALDLCYTKEHIDTFVIISGDSDFSPLVSKLRENAKTVIGVGVKNSTSDLLMNNCDEFIFYDDLVRASDTTKSRKRRSTKKPAGDAKPAQNMSASTPEPATEKNGGSADDAIELVMETAEALSAERGDPVWGSMVKQTLKRRRPGFNESYYGFRAFADLLEEAEDRGLLELELDERSGGYLIRIGTPKG; encoded by the coding sequence ATGACTTCCAACAACACCGACGGTGACGCCAACCTGGCGCTGTTCTGCGATTTCGAGAATGTGGCGCTGGGCGTCCGCGACGCGAAGTTTCCGAAATTCGAGATTGCGCTGGTTCTCGAACGGCTGCTGGTCAAGGGCAGCATCGTGGCCAAGAAAGCCTATTGCGACTGGGACCGATACAAGGACTTCAAGGCGACCATGCATGACGCCGCCTTCGAGATGATCGAGATTCCCCACACCCGCCAGTCGGGCAAGAACTCGGCCGATATCCACATGGTCGTCGATGCCCTCGACCTCTGTTACACGAAGGAGCATATCGACACCTTCGTCATCATCAGCGGCGATTCGGATTTCTCGCCGCTGGTCAGCAAACTGCGCGAGAACGCGAAGACGGTGATCGGCGTCGGGGTCAAGAACAGCACGTCCGATCTGCTGATGAACAATTGCGACGAGTTCATCTTCTACGATGACCTCGTGCGCGCGAGCGACACGACCAAATCGCGCAAGCGCCGAAGCACGAAAAAGCCTGCCGGCGATGCGAAACCCGCGCAAAATATGTCGGCGTCGACGCCGGAGCCCGCCACCGAAAAGAACGGCGGCAGCGCCGACGACGCCATCGAACTGGTCATGGAAACCGCCGAGGCGCTGTCGGCCGAACGCGGCGACCCGGTGTGGGGATCGATGGTAAAGCAGACCCTCAAACGCCGCCGGCCCGGTTTCAACGAGAGCTATTACGGCTTCCGCGCCTTCGCGGACCTTCTCGAAGAGGCCGAGGATCGCGGATTGCTGGAACTGGAGCTTGACGAACGGTCCGGCGGCTATCTGATCAGGATCGGCACGCCGAAAGGCTAG
- a CDS encoding glutathione binding-like protein, whose protein sequence is MIHLYSWATPNGEKLHIMMEELGIPYELHRLDIGKGEQFEPQFLKLSPNNKIPVLVDTEGPDGEDYVVFETGAMLMYLAEKTGKFMPQDMAARYSVIQWLMFQMGGIGPMFGQYSHFTTYAPETFDYSVERYTKECMRLYGVMDRRLGETKYLAGDEYTIADIATYAWTYSWERRGFDISEFKNVQRWLDDIGARPAVQRGTKLLGKPEKPDAETLKNYFGDEQYERR, encoded by the coding sequence ATGATCCATCTTTATTCCTGGGCGACGCCCAACGGCGAGAAACTTCACATCATGATGGAGGAGCTCGGCATTCCGTACGAGCTGCACCGTCTGGATATCGGCAAGGGCGAGCAGTTCGAGCCGCAATTTCTCAAGCTCAGCCCGAACAACAAGATCCCGGTGCTGGTCGATACGGAAGGCCCGGACGGGGAGGACTATGTCGTGTTCGAGACGGGCGCGATGTTGATGTATCTGGCCGAGAAGACCGGAAAGTTCATGCCCCAGGACATGGCCGCGCGCTACAGCGTGATCCAGTGGCTGATGTTCCAGATGGGCGGCATCGGGCCCATGTTCGGCCAGTACAGCCACTTCACGACCTACGCGCCCGAGACGTTCGACTATTCGGTCGAGCGCTACACCAAGGAATGCATGCGGCTTTACGGCGTGATGGACCGCCGGCTGGGCGAGACGAAGTATCTCGCAGGCGATGAATACACGATCGCCGACATCGCGACCTACGCCTGGACCTATTCCTGGGAGCGGCGGGGGTTCGATATTTCCGAATTCAAGAATGTTCAGCGCTGGCTCGACGACATCGGCGCCCGGCCCGCGGTCCAGCGCGGTACCAAGCTACTGGGCAAGCCGGAGAAGCCCGACGCCGAGACGCTGAAGAACTATTTCGGCGACGAGCAGTATGAGCGCCGCTGA
- a CDS encoding glycine/sarcosine/betaine reductase selenoprotein B family protein encodes MVKLSELPALYREGYMEMEVPDFEDTPWADCPPLSGCRIAIVSTAGLHRRGDRTFDGYAADYRIIPGDTDMDDLVMSHLSTNFDRTGFYQDVNVAFPIDRLRELRDEGVIGSVADHHFSFMGATPPTAMEPVVADLVDILRADKVDAVLLVPV; translated from the coding sequence ATGGTCAAGCTCAGCGAATTACCCGCGCTTTATCGCGAAGGCTATATGGAGATGGAGGTCCCCGATTTCGAGGACACGCCTTGGGCGGACTGCCCGCCCCTGTCCGGCTGCCGGATCGCTATCGTCTCCACCGCGGGCCTGCACCGCCGGGGCGATCGCACCTTCGATGGTTACGCCGCAGATTACCGGATCATCCCCGGCGATACGGACATGGACGATCTGGTGATGAGTCACCTGTCCACCAACTTCGACCGCACCGGGTTTTATCAGGACGTCAACGTCGCCTTTCCGATCGACCGGCTGCGCGAGCTGCGCGATGAGGGCGTTATCGGCTCGGTCGCGGACCATCATTTCTCATTCATGGGCGCGACCCCGCCGACGGCGATGGAGCCGGTTGTCGCGGATCTGGTCGATATCCTGCGGGCCGACAAGGTCGATGCGGTGCTGCTGGTGCCGGTCTGA
- the glmU gene encoding bifunctional UDP-N-acetylglucosamine diphosphorylase/glucosamine-1-phosphate N-acetyltransferase GlmU, producing MTDTALAIVVLAAGKGTRMRSDLPKVMHPLAGRPMIAHLLDTAAELSPERVVVVVGPDMGVVADAVAPHPTCVQADRNGTGGAVKAARDALEGFTGTVLVLYGDTPLVTADTMRRAAGACTGDVAVTVLGFRPSHFHQYGRLITDGDGALTAIVEARDATPEQLEVNLCNSGVMAFDGRHLFGLLDKIGTDNSKGEYYLTDMVALARADGHAAAVVEGEEDELLGVNARADLAMAEAVVQDAMRARAMDGGATLVDPATVWFHHDTQLGRDVVVQPNVVFGPGVTVADSVNIRAFSHLEGADVERGAVIGPYARLRPGAKIGAGARVGNFVEIKNADLGEGAKANHLSYVGDAHVGAGANIGAGTITCNYDGFNKHITDIGAGAFIGSNSALVAPVTVGDGAIVAAGSTISGDVEADALAIERAEQVTKSGWAARFRKLKSKG from the coding sequence ATGACCGATACAGCCCTAGCCATAGTGGTGCTCGCCGCCGGGAAGGGGACGCGGATGCGTTCCGATCTGCCCAAGGTGATGCACCCGCTCGCCGGGCGGCCGATGATCGCCCATCTGCTCGACACTGCCGCCGAGCTGTCGCCGGAGCGTGTCGTCGTCGTCGTCGGACCGGACATGGGCGTGGTGGCGGACGCGGTCGCGCCTCACCCGACCTGTGTGCAGGCTGACCGGAACGGCACCGGCGGCGCGGTCAAGGCCGCGCGGGACGCGCTCGAGGGTTTTACCGGCACGGTGCTGGTTCTCTACGGCGACACGCCGTTGGTCACCGCCGACACGATGCGCCGGGCGGCCGGGGCCTGTACCGGCGATGTGGCGGTGACCGTGCTCGGCTTCCGCCCGAGCCATTTTCACCAATATGGTCGCCTGATCACCGATGGTGACGGCGCGCTGACCGCCATCGTCGAGGCGCGCGACGCCACGCCCGAACAGCTCGAGGTCAATCTCTGCAATTCCGGTGTGATGGCGTTCGACGGGCGGCACCTGTTCGGCCTGCTCGACAAGATCGGCACCGACAATTCCAAGGGCGAATATTACCTGACGGACATGGTCGCACTCGCCCGCGCCGACGGTCACGCCGCCGCCGTGGTGGAGGGCGAGGAAGACGAATTGCTGGGTGTGAACGCACGCGCGGACCTGGCGATGGCCGAAGCGGTGGTGCAGGACGCGATGCGCGCCCGCGCGATGGATGGCGGTGCGACCCTGGTCGATCCTGCCACGGTCTGGTTCCACCATGACACGCAACTCGGTCGGGACGTGGTCGTGCAGCCGAATGTGGTGTTCGGGCCCGGCGTGACGGTCGCCGACAGTGTAAACATCCGCGCCTTCAGCCATCTGGAGGGTGCGGACGTCGAGCGCGGTGCGGTCATCGGCCCCTATGCGCGGCTGCGGCCCGGGGCGAAGATCGGCGCAGGCGCCCGTGTCGGGAATTTCGTTGAGATCAAGAACGCCGATCTGGGCGAAGGCGCCAAGGCCAATCATCTCTCTTATGTGGGCGATGCCCATGTGGGCGCCGGGGCCAACATCGGTGCGGGCACGATCACCTGCAACTATGACGGCTTCAATAAGCACATCACGGACATCGGCGCCGGTGCCTTCATCGGTTCGAACTCGGCGCTGGTTGCGCCCGTGACCGTAGGCGACGGTGCCATCGTCGCGGCAGGCAGCACCATCTCGGGCGATGTGGAGGCCGACGCGCTCGCCATCGAGCGCGCCGAGCAGGTCACGAAATCGGGCTGGGCGGCGCGGTTCCGCAAACTGAAGTCGAAGGGCTAA
- a CDS encoding GFA family protein, which yields MVQVSGGCMCGAIRYEISGEPRRMVNCHCDDCRKNTGAAFATNILFDEADVRVTRGETRAFEHLSDAGNTKIKEFCPTCGSQIFSTTIGRPAIAVKVGSMDDAGFVKPTANFYCDRALSYADLSGDLTNFDEMPN from the coding sequence ATGGTGCAGGTGTCAGGCGGCTGCATGTGCGGCGCGATCCGCTACGAAATATCGGGCGAGCCCCGGCGCATGGTGAATTGCCATTGCGACGATTGCCGGAAGAACACCGGCGCGGCGTTCGCGACCAACATCCTCTTCGATGAAGCCGATGTCCGGGTTACCCGGGGAGAGACGCGCGCCTTCGAACACCTGTCGGATGCGGGCAACACCAAGATCAAGGAATTCTGCCCGACCTGTGGCTCGCAGATCTTCTCGACGACCATCGGCCGCCCCGCGATTGCGGTGAAGGTGGGCAGCATGGACGATGCGGGCTTCGTGAAACCGACCGCCAACTTCTACTGCGACCGCGCGCTATCGTATGCGGACCTTTCCGGTGACCTCACCAATTTCGATGAAATGCCGAACTAG
- the glmS gene encoding glutamine--fructose-6-phosphate transaminase (isomerizing): MCGIIGILGSDDAAPRLVEGLKRLEYRGYDSAGIATLVNGSIHRRRAQGKLANLAAILEDDPITGDAGIGHTRWATHGVPNESNAHPHATARVAVVHNGIIENFQDLRAELAAAGHNFESDTDTEAIAALLTQLLDAGASPREAVEQTLPRLHGAFALAIVFAGEHDLMVGARRGSPLAIGYGDGEMFIGSDALALAPLTKRICYLDEGDWALITRTGAQVFDETGAEVDRPIRETELSGALIGKGNYDHFMQKEIFEQPAVVGDTLQSFINPTTREIGLPELPFDLATVPRITVVACGTACYAGWVAKYWLEKIARVPVEIDIASEFRYREAPMPQGGVALFVSQSGETADTLAALRHCRDQSQFIVSVVNVGESSIARESDVVLPTLAGPEIGVASTKAFTTQLAVLACFAIAAARARGVVDDAGAAALAGALTEVPSRMTEVLNHDEALRDIARDIAKARDVLYLGRGTAFPIAMEGALKLKEISYIHAEGYAAGEMKHGPIALIDEAVPVIVLAPNDELFDKTLSNVEEVIARGGKVIFMSDRAGVAKLADKAFAAVEMPAVDPFVAPLLYAIPIQLLAYHTAVVKGTDVDQPRNLAKSVTVE; this comes from the coding sequence ATGTGCGGCATCATCGGCATATTGGGTTCCGACGACGCGGCCCCGCGCCTGGTCGAGGGGCTGAAGCGCCTCGAATATCGCGGCTACGATTCCGCCGGCATCGCGACCCTCGTGAACGGCTCGATCCATCGCCGCCGGGCCCAGGGCAAGCTGGCTAACCTGGCGGCGATCCTCGAGGACGACCCGATCACCGGCGATGCCGGGATCGGCCACACCCGCTGGGCCACGCATGGCGTTCCAAACGAGAGCAATGCGCATCCCCATGCCACCGCGCGGGTGGCAGTGGTGCATAACGGGATAATCGAGAATTTCCAGGATCTGCGCGCCGAACTCGCGGCCGCCGGGCACAATTTCGAGAGTGACACGGACACGGAAGCCATCGCGGCGCTGCTGACGCAGTTGCTCGATGCGGGTGCGTCTCCGAGAGAGGCGGTCGAACAGACCCTGCCGCGCCTGCACGGCGCCTTCGCGCTCGCCATCGTGTTTGCGGGCGAGCATGACCTGATGGTCGGGGCGCGGCGCGGCAGTCCGCTGGCCATCGGCTATGGCGACGGCGAGATGTTTATCGGCTCCGATGCGCTGGCGCTGGCGCCGCTGACCAAGCGCATCTGCTATCTCGACGAAGGCGACTGGGCGCTGATCACCCGCACCGGCGCGCAGGTATTCGATGAGACCGGCGCCGAGGTCGATCGACCGATCCGCGAAACGGAATTGTCCGGGGCGCTGATCGGCAAGGGCAATTACGACCACTTCATGCAGAAGGAGATCTTCGAGCAGCCGGCGGTGGTCGGCGACACGTTGCAGTCCTTCATCAATCCGACAACGCGCGAGATCGGCCTGCCCGAGCTGCCCTTCGACCTGGCGACCGTGCCGCGGATCACCGTGGTTGCCTGCGGCACCGCGTGTTACGCCGGCTGGGTCGCGAAATACTGGCTGGAGAAGATCGCGCGTGTCCCGGTCGAGATCGATATTGCGTCCGAGTTCCGCTACCGCGAGGCGCCGATGCCCCAGGGTGGGGTCGCGCTGTTCGTCAGCCAGTCGGGCGAGACCGCCGACACGCTGGCCGCGCTCCGCCATTGCCGCGATCAGAGCCAGTTCATCGTCTCTGTCGTGAATGTGGGCGAAAGCTCGATTGCCCGGGAATCCGATGTTGTGCTGCCGACCCTGGCCGGGCCCGAGATCGGCGTCGCCTCGACCAAGGCCTTCACCACCCAACTGGCGGTGCTTGCTTGTTTCGCCATCGCGGCGGCGCGCGCGCGCGGCGTCGTGGATGACGCCGGTGCGGCGGCGCTGGCAGGCGCACTGACCGAGGTGCCGTCGCGGATGACGGAAGTGCTCAACCATGACGAGGCGCTGCGCGACATCGCCCGCGATATCGCCAAGGCACGCGATGTGCTCTATCTCGGGCGCGGTACGGCCTTTCCGATCGCCATGGAAGGCGCGCTCAAGCTCAAAGAAATCTCGTATATCCATGCCGAGGGTTACGCCGCCGGCGAGATGAAGCACGGCCCCATCGCGCTCATCGACGAAGCCGTACCGGTCATCGTGCTGGCGCCCAACGACGAGCTGTTCGACAAGACATTGTCCAACGTCGAAGAAGTGATTGCGCGCGGCGGCAAGGTGATCTTCATGTCCGATCGCGCCGGGGTTGCCAAGCTGGCCGACAAGGCCTTCGCCGCGGTGGAGATGCCGGCCGTCGATCCGTTCGTCGCACCGCTGCTGTATGCGATCCCCATCCAGCTCCTCGCCTATCATACGGCGGTGGTGAAAGGGACAGACGTGGACCAGCCGCGCAACCTCGCCAAGAGCGTGACGGTGGAGTAG
- a CDS encoding DUF3108 domain-containing protein yields the protein MAFLDRHSGGSRRWVCGVTAALAAVILSAGTVSGADEQAMAPANATQSNATEGFALTYDVYTGGLRAIRFDFELDLAGSDADPSYETRIRLQTSGIIGALFNWSLEASSAGDWRDGEIAPEKYRTANIWRSRQRKVAIDYAADGVRTVTAEPPYGEDDIKRVDPALIPGSVDPTTAVTALVLTSAMSGACRPRTAVYDGRRRYDANMEALPPRDLKPSPAAPFEGHVAGCRLTFERIAGFKPDRKRLQDLEVAIWLADIGVEPGQVPVRLELSTPWGDGFAHLVRARAVDGALVFGAADEDEDDG from the coding sequence ATGGCATTCCTGGATCGACATTCGGGCGGAAGCAGGCGCTGGGTGTGCGGGGTCACCGCTGCACTCGCCGCCGTCATTCTGTCTGCGGGGACGGTATCCGGCGCGGACGAGCAGGCGATGGCGCCGGCCAACGCGACACAATCGAACGCCACCGAAGGCTTCGCGCTCACCTATGATGTCTATACCGGCGGATTGCGCGCCATCCGGTTTGATTTCGAGTTGGATCTCGCGGGTTCTGATGCCGACCCGAGCTACGAGACCCGCATCAGGCTGCAGACCTCGGGGATCATCGGCGCGCTGTTCAACTGGAGCCTCGAGGCGTCGAGCGCCGGCGACTGGCGCGATGGCGAGATCGCGCCGGAGAAATACCGGACCGCGAATATCTGGCGCAGCCGCCAGCGCAAAGTGGCAATCGACTATGCCGCGGACGGCGTACGGACTGTCACCGCCGAGCCGCCCTATGGCGAAGACGACATCAAGCGCGTCGACCCCGCGCTGATCCCCGGCTCGGTCGATCCGACGACCGCCGTGACCGCACTGGTCCTGACCAGCGCGATGAGCGGTGCTTGCCGCCCGCGCACCGCCGTTTATGACGGCCGGCGGCGGTATGACGCGAACATGGAGGCGTTGCCGCCGCGCGACCTGAAGCCCAGTCCGGCGGCGCCCTTCGAGGGCCATGTCGCGGGGTGCCGGCTGACCTTCGAGCGGATCGCCGGCTTCAAGCCCGACCGCAAGCGGTTGCAGGACCTGGAGGTCGCGATCTGGCTCGCCGACATCGGCGTGGAGCCCGGCCAGGTGCCGGTGCGGCTCGAACTGTCGACCCCCTGGGGTGACGGTTTCGCCCATCTGGTGCGCGCGCGTGCGGTCGACGGCGCGCTAGTGTTCGGCGCGGCGGATGAAGACGAGGATGACGGCTAG
- a CDS encoding SMP-30/gluconolactonase/LRE family protein yields the protein MTYKIECLVDCENYLGESPLWDVETGLFYWVDGTGRRKGRDNVFRLDPRSGKVETRSIPDHDIGALAIRKDGGLVMAVDDGFYFYDFDNEKLDLIHKIEDDQPRTRLNDGKVDRRGRFIAGGMDDEEELAICGLWRLDPDLSVTRIGGGIICTNGPCWSPDDKTFYVTCSFQDTMWAYDYDIETGALSNQREFASTKASEAICDGSTVDAEGCVWTAEIRTGEIIRRTPDGAEERRIGMPVRNVTSVMFGGDNLDEIYVTTMNRIDHPGAAHHDTFVVETKPQFGAGSLFKVSGLGIRGVPEPRFGG from the coding sequence ATGACCTACAAAATCGAATGCCTCGTCGACTGTGAGAATTATCTGGGTGAAAGCCCGCTCTGGGATGTGGAGACCGGCCTGTTCTACTGGGTCGACGGCACCGGGCGGCGCAAGGGCCGGGACAATGTCTTCCGCCTCGATCCGCGCTCGGGCAAGGTCGAGACGCGGTCCATTCCCGATCACGACATCGGCGCGCTGGCGATCCGCAAGGATGGCGGACTGGTGATGGCCGTCGATGACGGCTTTTACTTCTATGACTTTGACAACGAAAAACTCGATCTGATTCACAAGATCGAGGACGACCAGCCGCGCACCCGTCTGAACGACGGCAAGGTGGACCGTCGCGGGCGGTTCATCGCCGGCGGCATGGACGATGAGGAAGAGCTCGCGATCTGCGGCCTGTGGCGGCTCGACCCGGATTTGTCGGTCACCCGGATCGGCGGCGGCATCATCTGCACCAACGGCCCCTGCTGGTCGCCCGACGACAAGACCTTCTACGTCACCTGTTCCTTCCAGGACACGATGTGGGCCTATGACTACGACATCGAGACGGGCGCGCTGTCCAACCAGCGGGAATTCGCCTCGACGAAGGCCAGCGAGGCCATCTGCGACGGCTCGACGGTCGATGCCGAGGGCTGCGTGTGGACCGCGGAGATACGCACCGGCGAGATCATACGCCGCACGCCGGACGGCGCCGAAGAACGCCGGATCGGTATGCCGGTCCGGAACGTCACCAGCGTAATGTTCGGCGGCGACAATCTCGACGAGATCTACGTCACCACCATGAACCGGATCGACCATCCGGGTGCCGCTCACCACGATACCTTCGTGGTCGAGACCAAACCGCAATTCGGTGCGGGCTCGTTGTTCAAGGTCAGCGGGCTGGGCATCCGGGGCGTCCCGGAGCCGCGTTTCGGGGGGTGA